In a single window of the Sandaracinaceae bacterium genome:
- a CDS encoding winged helix-turn-helix transcriptional regulator translates to MHADAFQTLADPTRRRIVEVLRSGEQQVGDVVAKAGIHQSGVSRHLRILSESGFVSMRPDGQRRLYALRPERFRELDAWLAPYRDLWEARLDRFGAAVEAKQRAADRKSNRSKQP, encoded by the coding sequence ATGCACGCAGATGCCTTCCAGACCCTTGCCGACCCGACGCGTCGTCGCATCGTCGAGGTCCTTCGCAGTGGCGAGCAGCAAGTGGGCGACGTCGTCGCAAAGGCGGGCATCCACCAGTCCGGCGTGTCGCGGCACCTGCGCATCCTCTCGGAGTCGGGCTTCGTCTCGATGCGGCCCGACGGGCAGCGGCGCCTCTACGCGCTCCGGCCCGAGCGCTTCCGCGAGCTGGATGCGTGGCTCGCGCCCTACCGGGACCTCTGGGAGGCCCGGCTCGACCGCTTCGGCGCGGCGGTCGAGGCGAAGCAACGAGCGGCCGACCGCAAGAGCAACAGGAGCAAGCAGCCATGA
- a CDS encoding acyl carrier protein — protein MTRDEIFAEIVEILSDTFELERDQIKPESTLYEDLDLDSIDAVDIFVQLRDMTGRRPDPETAKQIRTVDELITFVENEIAAAERGEAEPDVPMPTGGSDS, from the coding sequence ATGACCCGCGACGAGATCTTTGCCGAGATCGTCGAAATCCTCTCCGACACCTTCGAGCTCGAGCGCGACCAGATCAAGCCCGAGTCCACGCTCTACGAGGACCTGGACCTCGACAGCATCGACGCGGTGGACATCTTCGTGCAGCTGCGCGACATGACCGGGCGCCGCCCGGACCCGGAGACGGCCAAGCAGATCCGCACGGTGGACGAGCTCATCACGTTCGTGGAGAACGAGATCGCGGCGGCCGAGCGCGGCGAGGCCGAGCCCGACGTGCCGATGCCCACCGGCGGCAGCGACAGCTGA
- a CDS encoding SRPBCC domain-containing protein, with product MSHTTTAHDWAMDREIVITRVFDAPRELVFEAWTNPEHLPRWFGPSGFTVTTEELDVRVGGRWRFMFEGPDGTRYDNRMVFLEITPPERLVFDHGTDQDEDPGRFRTTITFDAQSNGKTVLTLRQLHPTKAQRDQKIGFGAVEYGFQTLDKLAAHLRGM from the coding sequence ATGAGCCACACGACCACCGCACACGACTGGGCCATGGACCGAGAGATCGTCATCACACGCGTGTTCGATGCGCCCCGCGAGCTCGTCTTCGAGGCGTGGACAAACCCCGAGCACCTCCCCCGCTGGTTCGGGCCGAGCGGCTTCACGGTGACCACGGAGGAGCTCGACGTGCGCGTGGGCGGGCGCTGGCGCTTCATGTTCGAAGGCCCCGACGGCACCCGCTACGACAACCGCATGGTGTTCCTCGAGATCACGCCACCCGAGCGCCTCGTGTTCGACCACGGCACCGACCAGGACGAAGACCCCGGCCGCTTCCGCACCACCATCACCTTCGACGCGCAGAGCAACGGCAAGACCGTGCTCACCCTGCGCCAGCTGCACCCCACGAAGGCGCAGCGCGACCAGAAGATCGGGTTCGGCGCGGTGGAGTACGGCTTCCAGACGCTCGACAAGCTGGCCGCGCACTTGCGGGGGATGTGA
- a CDS encoding hydroxymethylglutaryl-CoA synthase family protein, with product MSTSTVGISALGVHFPSAALPLTELGALRGVDPNKYLSGLGCHEMALCPAGTDVVTLAVGAARRALDSWSGTLADIGMIVVGTETAKDMSRPLSAWVAEELGLVGPVRSYEVKHACYGGTLALRQAVEWQLSGAARGKSALVIATDVALYAPEDGGEPTQGAGAVAMIVGTPDIAAVEVASFPYSQPAFDFWRPVGQAFPSVEGQLSLDCYKLAAASCFADYVAHEQAEAGGKNAPSALDVLNQLDSLCFHVPFPKMVKKAVAEVGERLGLDEGTTAGLYENKVVPTMRLNQRVGNCYTASLWVSVATALAGLKQGTRIGAFSYGSGFGGELLTLSAGPAAAKGAWMPAAERDLDEREMLDAAAYTALRAGHAKA from the coding sequence ATGAGCACCTCGACCGTCGGAATCTCCGCCCTGGGCGTCCACTTCCCCTCCGCCGCGCTGCCCCTCACGGAGCTGGGCGCGCTGCGCGGGGTGGACCCAAACAAGTACCTCTCCGGACTGGGCTGCCACGAGATGGCGCTGTGCCCTGCCGGGACCGACGTGGTCACCCTGGCGGTGGGCGCGGCGCGGCGGGCGCTCGACAGCTGGTCGGGCACGCTGGCGGACATCGGGATGATTGTGGTGGGCACGGAGACCGCCAAGGACATGAGCCGCCCGCTGTCGGCCTGGGTCGCCGAGGAGCTGGGCCTGGTGGGCCCCGTGCGCTCGTACGAGGTGAAGCACGCCTGCTACGGCGGCACCCTCGCGCTGCGCCAAGCGGTCGAGTGGCAGCTGTCGGGCGCGGCGCGCGGCAAGTCGGCGCTGGTCATCGCGACGGACGTCGCGCTCTACGCCCCCGAGGACGGCGGCGAGCCCACGCAGGGCGCGGGCGCGGTGGCCATGATCGTGGGCACCCCCGACATCGCCGCCGTGGAGGTGGCCAGCTTCCCCTACAGTCAGCCCGCGTTCGACTTTTGGCGCCCCGTGGGTCAGGCCTTCCCCAGCGTGGAGGGGCAGCTCTCGCTCGACTGCTACAAGCTGGCCGCGGCCAGCTGCTTCGCCGACTACGTGGCGCACGAGCAGGCCGAGGCTGGCGGCAAGAACGCGCCCAGCGCGCTCGACGTGCTGAACCAGCTGGACAGCCTGTGCTTCCACGTGCCCTTCCCCAAGATGGTGAAGAAGGCCGTGGCCGAGGTGGGCGAGCGCCTGGGCCTCGACGAGGGCACCACGGCGGGCCTGTACGAGAACAAGGTGGTGCCCACCATGCGCCTCAACCAGCGCGTGGGGAACTGCTACACGGCCAGCCTGTGGGTCTCCGTGGCCACGGCCCTGGCGGGGCTGAAGCAGGGCACGCGCATCGGCGCGTTCTCGTACGGCAGCGGCTTCGGCGGCGAGCTGCTCACGCTGAGCGCCGGGCCCGCGGCCGCGAAGGGCGCGTGGATGCCCGCCGCAGAGCGCGACCTGGACGAGCGCGAGATGCTGGACGCGGCGGCCTACACGGCGCTGCGGGCTGGGCACGCGAAGGCCTGA
- a CDS encoding TIGR03619 family F420-dependent LLM class oxidoreductase: MQFWLNLGFIREVEQLPALAVAAEAAGFEGICVPDRMVMPTQLQTDYPYTPDGKMFWPKDIPFPDPWVSIAAMAARTERIRFATNIYLAPLHDPFSAAKAVATASLLSGGRVVCGVSAGWMKDEFDIVGVDFASRGARLNEMMEAMRLLWTGEPVAYEGAHIRFPEVILSPAPKAEIPIWCGGGSKAAMRRTAEHCQGWLGLWYPADKAIEAVTQLKAMRAESTRADEPLEALVGLVGKPDAATLGPLEAAGLTGIIATPWAMDDARVTSLEAKQAAIAGYAQRFMT; the protein is encoded by the coding sequence GTGCAGTTCTGGCTGAACCTGGGCTTCATCCGCGAAGTGGAGCAGCTGCCCGCGCTGGCCGTCGCTGCCGAGGCGGCGGGCTTCGAGGGGATCTGCGTGCCGGACCGCATGGTCATGCCGACGCAGCTGCAGACGGACTACCCGTACACGCCCGACGGGAAGATGTTCTGGCCCAAGGACATCCCCTTCCCGGACCCGTGGGTGAGCATCGCCGCCATGGCCGCGCGCACGGAGCGCATCCGCTTCGCCACCAACATCTACCTCGCCCCCCTGCACGACCCGTTCAGCGCGGCCAAGGCCGTGGCCACCGCGTCGCTGCTGTCCGGCGGGCGCGTGGTGTGTGGCGTCTCGGCCGGCTGGATGAAGGACGAGTTCGACATCGTGGGCGTGGACTTCGCATCGCGCGGCGCGCGCCTGAACGAGATGATGGAGGCCATGCGCCTGCTCTGGACGGGCGAGCCCGTGGCGTACGAGGGCGCGCACATCCGCTTCCCGGAGGTGATCCTCTCGCCCGCGCCCAAGGCCGAGATCCCCATCTGGTGTGGCGGCGGCAGCAAGGCCGCCATGCGGCGCACGGCGGAGCACTGCCAGGGCTGGCTGGGCCTGTGGTACCCCGCCGACAAGGCCATCGAGGCGGTCACGCAGCTGAAGGCCATGCGGGCCGAGTCCACACGCGCCGACGAGCCCCTGGAGGCGCTGGTGGGCCTGGTGGGCAAGCCCGACGCGGCCACGCTGGGCCCACTCGAAGCCGCGGGGCTGACGGGCATCATCGCCACGCCGTGGGCCATGGACGACGCGCGCGTGACGTCGCTCGAAGCGAAGCAGGCCGCCATCGCAGGCTACGCGCAGCGCTTCATGACCTGA
- a CDS encoding ADP-ribosylglycohydrolase family protein: MSSRKTVMDKGERSRAIGCWYGQLTGDALGSLVEFKTAAEIAAAYPEGVRELHDGGTFNTLAGQPTDDSEMALALSWSLLDEGDFLEESVARHYVSWAATDPFDIGNTVRTATDAGQRALENEEDVAPAMRNGANQASQANGALMRVSPIAIFGARRGDEWVAKAAMDDANLTHPHPACRHANAVFAVTLARAIRGETDPRALYSQAQDYAARIDAHPVVRGALRDAEEGPPRDFSDKLGWVRVALQNAFHVLLTASSLEEGLVETVGRGGDTDTNAAIVGALLGAVYGAGAIPAQWRDCVDGCEPDEDEEGVFRPRPSWLWPTGAEGLALSLLASGEDVGGADGRGDGDDADDHDESDEEADARVRAELFDDADD, translated from the coding sequence ATGAGTTCGAGAAAGACGGTCATGGACAAGGGTGAACGGTCGCGAGCGATTGGGTGCTGGTACGGACAGCTGACGGGCGATGCCCTCGGCAGCCTGGTGGAGTTCAAGACGGCGGCGGAGATCGCCGCGGCCTACCCCGAGGGGGTGCGCGAGCTGCACGACGGCGGCACCTTCAACACGCTGGCAGGGCAGCCCACGGACGACTCCGAGATGGCGCTGGCGCTGTCCTGGTCGCTGCTGGACGAGGGCGACTTCCTCGAGGAGTCCGTCGCGCGCCACTACGTGAGCTGGGCCGCCACCGACCCCTTCGACATCGGCAACACCGTGCGCACCGCGACCGACGCGGGCCAGCGCGCGCTCGAGAACGAAGAGGACGTGGCGCCCGCCATGCGCAACGGCGCGAACCAGGCCAGCCAGGCCAACGGTGCGCTCATGCGCGTCTCGCCCATCGCCATCTTCGGGGCGCGGCGCGGCGACGAGTGGGTGGCCAAGGCCGCCATGGACGACGCCAACCTGACGCACCCGCACCCCGCGTGTCGTCACGCCAACGCCGTGTTCGCCGTGACCCTGGCGCGCGCCATCCGCGGCGAGACCGACCCGCGCGCGTTGTACTCGCAGGCGCAGGACTACGCCGCGCGCATCGACGCGCACCCCGTGGTGCGTGGCGCGCTGCGTGACGCCGAAGAGGGCCCCCCGCGCGACTTCAGCGACAAGCTGGGCTGGGTGCGCGTGGCGCTGCAGAACGCCTTCCACGTCCTGCTCACGGCCAGCTCGCTCGAAGAGGGTCTGGTGGAGACCGTGGGCCGCGGCGGCGACACGGACACCAACGCCGCCATCGTCGGCGCGCTGTTGGGCGCGGTCTACGGGGCCGGCGCCATCCCCGCGCAGTGGCGCGACTGCGTGGACGGCTGCGAGCCCGATGAAGACGAAGAGGGCGTGTTCCGCCCGCGGCCGAGCTGGCTGTGGCCCACCGGCGCCGAGGGCTTGGCGCTGTCGCTGCTGGCGTCGGGTGAAGACGTGGGTGGCGCGGACGGACGCGGTGACGGCGACGACGCGGACGACCACGACGAGTCCGACGAAGAGGCCGACGCGCGCGTGCGCGCCGAGCTGTTCGACGACGCGGACGACTGA
- a CDS encoding WYL domain-containing protein: MSDLSSDLSRFLVLVPWLAQSEDGVPAAEVCARLGVTQAELAKLVDQVAFVGTPDGSPDELVDLYLEGDRLHVALPQQFTRAPRFTADELLALLMVLAPLRSAPVPTLSREAEALAVRLLELGSERARALVAAVDDVVFSEGERSEEEAHLALLEQAVREHRVCDAEYYTAGRDALSQRQLHPMLLIERRGAWYVVDDQHKTFKVARFKRLAPSDARFTPPAGFDHERYVHGELFVPFVDAGDGALGAVAGKGALGSSLGAGPGTGALGGPADAGQGVAEPGAADEPLLRLSVRGRPRLGRGGATARLFSFIRREGGDVVLEGPAHEREAFLGETKALLARYEFEKDGHGQG; the protein is encoded by the coding sequence GTGAGCGACCTCAGCAGTGACCTCAGCCGCTTCTTGGTGCTGGTGCCGTGGCTGGCGCAGAGCGAGGACGGAGTGCCCGCGGCCGAGGTGTGTGCGCGGCTCGGCGTGACGCAGGCCGAGCTGGCCAAGCTGGTGGACCAGGTGGCCTTCGTGGGCACGCCCGACGGCAGCCCCGACGAGCTGGTGGACCTGTACCTCGAGGGCGACCGGCTGCACGTGGCGCTGCCGCAGCAGTTTACGCGCGCGCCGCGCTTCACCGCGGATGAGCTGCTGGCGCTGCTGATGGTGTTGGCCCCTCTGCGCAGCGCGCCCGTGCCCACGCTCTCGCGCGAGGCCGAGGCGCTGGCGGTGCGCCTGCTGGAGCTGGGCAGCGAGCGCGCGCGCGCGCTGGTGGCGGCGGTGGACGATGTGGTGTTCAGCGAAGGTGAGCGTAGCGAAGAGGAGGCGCACCTGGCGCTGCTGGAGCAGGCCGTGCGCGAGCACCGCGTGTGCGACGCCGAGTACTACACGGCGGGGCGCGACGCGCTCTCGCAGCGGCAGCTGCACCCCATGCTGCTCATCGAGCGGCGCGGCGCGTGGTACGTGGTGGACGACCAGCACAAGACCTTCAAGGTGGCCCGCTTCAAGCGCCTGGCCCCGAGCGACGCGCGCTTCACGCCCCCCGCCGGCTTCGACCACGAGCGCTACGTGCACGGCGAGCTCTTCGTGCCGTTCGTGGACGCGGGGGATGGCGCGCTCGGCGCGGTAGCTGGCAAGGGCGCGCTCGGGTCGAGTCTCGGCGCGGGGCCCGGCACGGGCGCGCTCGGCGGACCTGCTGACGCGGGGCAGGGCGTCGCCGAGCCTGGCGCGGCGGACGAGCCGTTGCTCCGTCTCTCGGTGCGCGGGCGGCCGCGGCTGGGGCGCGGAGGGGCCACGGCGCGACTGTTCAGTTTCATTCGCCGCGAGGGGGGCGATGTCGTGCTAGAGGGGCCGGCCCACGAGCGCGAAGCGTTCTTGGGGGAGACAAAGGCGCTCTTGGCGCGCTATGAGTTCGAGAAAGACGGTCATGGACAAGGGTGA
- a CDS encoding nuclear transport factor 2 family protein, with protein MTETTHPAVLASMNSAKFAMAGDKQSWLSLFDDDAFLADPVGPSPFDPSGNGQRGKAAIEGFWDKAIGRSKLTIVASQRIPCANTCAAVLQVTNDLGGGKQTVVDMVGIYEVNDAGKLVSLRVHWSWDQLVAQLKAMGMM; from the coding sequence ATGACCGAGACCACACACCCCGCGGTGCTAGCCAGCATGAACTCCGCCAAGTTCGCGATGGCGGGCGACAAGCAGTCCTGGCTGAGCCTCTTCGACGACGACGCGTTCCTGGCCGACCCGGTGGGCCCCTCGCCCTTCGACCCCTCCGGCAACGGGCAACGCGGCAAGGCCGCGATCGAGGGCTTCTGGGACAAGGCTATCGGGCGCAGCAAGCTCACCATCGTCGCGTCGCAGCGCATCCCGTGCGCCAACACCTGCGCGGCCGTGCTGCAGGTCACCAACGACCTCGGCGGTGGCAAGCAGACCGTGGTGGACATGGTGGGCATCTACGAGGTCAACGACGCGGGCAAGCTGGTGTCGCTGCGTGTGCACTGGAGCTGGGACCAGCTGGTCGCGCAGCTCAAAGCCATGGGGATGATGTAG
- a CDS encoding LLM class F420-dependent oxidoreductase — protein MKIGIVPINVGGPEVVAQMIPLAQYAEAAGIESVWTFEHAMVPVDYNSRYPYDKSGKMPIQPEGWFVDPLIALSHVAAVTKTLRLGTGVNILPQTNPLLLAKQAASIDVLSGGRLMLGLGIGWLEEEFVAMGTPFERRGARFNDYIAAMKKVWSGDVVEHQSDFLSWSGFKSYPTPAQTPHPPLLVGGTSKQALKRVAQLGDGWYAPSGSPEQLAGQLAELRTIASEVGRDYDTLEITGTWRVAAQPDALSAYTDLGVSRLIVPLFSTGETNYKAAIDVLAKAAGL, from the coding sequence ATGAAGATCGGCATCGTCCCCATCAACGTCGGCGGCCCGGAAGTGGTCGCGCAGATGATCCCCCTGGCCCAGTACGCGGAGGCCGCGGGCATCGAGTCCGTGTGGACCTTCGAGCACGCGATGGTGCCCGTGGACTACAACTCGCGCTACCCGTACGACAAGTCCGGCAAGATGCCCATCCAGCCGGAGGGCTGGTTCGTGGACCCGCTGATCGCGCTGTCGCACGTGGCCGCCGTCACCAAGACGCTGCGCCTCGGCACCGGCGTGAACATCCTGCCGCAGACCAACCCGCTGCTGCTCGCCAAGCAAGCGGCCAGCATCGACGTGCTGAGCGGCGGGCGCTTGATGCTGGGGCTCGGCATCGGTTGGCTGGAAGAGGAGTTCGTGGCCATGGGCACGCCCTTCGAGCGCCGCGGCGCGCGCTTCAACGACTACATCGCGGCCATGAAGAAGGTGTGGTCGGGCGACGTGGTGGAGCACCAGAGCGACTTCCTCTCGTGGTCCGGCTTCAAGAGCTACCCCACGCCCGCGCAGACGCCGCACCCGCCGCTGCTGGTGGGCGGCACGTCCAAGCAGGCGCTCAAGCGCGTGGCGCAGCTGGGTGACGGCTGGTACGCGCCCAGCGGCAGCCCGGAGCAGCTGGCGGGTCAGCTCGCCGAGCTGCGCACCATCGCGTCCGAGGTGGGGCGCGACTACGACACGCTCGAGATCACGGGCACGTGGCGCGTGGCCGCCCAGCCCGACGCGCTGAGCGCCTACACGGACCTGGGGGTCAGCCGGCTGATCGTGCCGCTCTTCTCGACGGGCGAGACGAACTACAAGGCCGCCATCGACGTGCTGGCCAAGGCCGCGGGGCTGTAG
- a CDS encoding VOC family protein, with amino-acid sequence MEPRLNFVTLVVADLDRARRFYVEGLGWPAAFAGDDVLMIHVGAKLVLSLWTEAGAREEIGEVTRAGTLPFTLSHNVSAPAEVDAALDSARAAGAEVHDAQQRAWGGYSGYFVDPDGFRWEVAHNPFPVGDVMIP; translated from the coding sequence ATGGAACCCCGACTCAACTTCGTGACCTTGGTGGTGGCCGACCTCGACCGCGCGCGGCGCTTCTACGTCGAGGGCCTCGGCTGGCCCGCCGCGTTCGCGGGCGACGATGTGCTCATGATCCATGTGGGCGCCAAGCTGGTGCTCTCGTTGTGGACTGAGGCCGGCGCCCGCGAGGAGATCGGCGAGGTCACCCGCGCTGGGACGCTGCCCTTCACGCTGTCGCACAACGTGAGTGCGCCCGCCGAGGTGGATGCGGCGCTCGACAGCGCGCGGGCCGCCGGCGCCGAGGTACACGACGCGCAGCAGCGCGCTTGGGGCGGCTACAGCGGCTACTTCGTGGACCCGGACGGCTTCCGCTGGGAGGTGGCGCACAACCCGTTCCCGGTGGGCGACGTGATGATCCCGTAG
- a CDS encoding SRPBCC domain-containing protein, whose protein sequence is MSREDARRGAQTVIERRYRASLADVWDLWTTKDGFESWWGPQGFRTEVHELDARAGGALHYDMIADTPEMVAAMNEMGQPTSHPTHSRFTVVEPRTRLVLTNVIDFLPGVATYESRIEAVFTEEGEAVRMVLTLDALHDAEWTQRQLEGMSSQLTKLDERFGSAEHAG, encoded by the coding sequence ATGAGCCGAGAAGACGCACGACGAGGAGCCCAGACCGTCATCGAGCGCCGCTACCGCGCGAGCCTCGCGGACGTGTGGGACCTGTGGACCACCAAGGACGGCTTCGAGTCGTGGTGGGGGCCGCAGGGGTTCCGCACCGAGGTGCACGAGCTGGACGCGCGCGCGGGCGGCGCGCTCCACTACGACATGATCGCGGACACGCCGGAGATGGTGGCCGCCATGAACGAGATGGGGCAGCCCACCTCGCACCCGACGCACTCGCGCTTCACCGTAGTGGAGCCCCGCACGCGCCTGGTGCTCACCAACGTCATCGACTTCCTGCCGGGCGTGGCCACGTACGAGAGCCGCATCGAAGCCGTGTTCACGGAAGAGGGCGAGGCCGTGCGCATGGTGCTCACCCTCGACGCGCTGCACGACGCGGAGTGGACGCAGCGCCAGCTGGAGGGGATGAGCAGTCAGCTCACCAAGCTGGACGAGCGCTTTGGGAGCGCGGAGCACGCGGGGTAG
- a CDS encoding WYL domain-containing protein — protein MKRLERLLDLVHVLQTAHAPVSLDALRELFPDYAEGNHDATRRKFERDKAELAELGLVLRYVADEDAEHGGQGGYWLDADASYLPPIELSGKDRALLASAARAALGSETSPRRAALRLALAKLDADAEQDAPRAPRVMPARLSEEPVSDALEQLSDALARRKRVRLRYQKPDAAPTERDVDPYALFSKSGVWHLCGHDHRRAETRVFRVSRVLSLSVNDKKPGHPDYDIPASFRAADYASMDPLRYEVNAPLGCRVRVDPEVAFLMRASWGEPDADGVFALTTTNLPHLVQQVLDLGLRAELLHPPEAREVVARRLRAVLAAHGERVEGEA, from the coding sequence ATGAAGCGGCTCGAGCGCCTGCTGGACTTGGTGCACGTGCTGCAGACGGCCCACGCGCCCGTGTCGCTCGACGCGCTGCGCGAGCTGTTCCCGGACTACGCCGAGGGCAACCACGACGCGACGCGGCGCAAGTTCGAGCGCGACAAGGCCGAGCTGGCGGAGCTGGGGCTGGTGCTGCGCTACGTGGCGGACGAGGACGCCGAGCACGGCGGCCAGGGGGGCTATTGGCTGGACGCCGACGCGAGCTACCTGCCGCCCATCGAGCTGAGCGGGAAGGACCGCGCGCTGTTGGCGAGCGCGGCCCGAGCGGCCCTGGGGAGCGAGACCTCACCGCGGCGCGCGGCCCTGCGGCTGGCGCTGGCCAAGCTGGATGCGGACGCGGAGCAGGACGCCCCGCGTGCGCCGCGCGTGATGCCGGCGCGCCTGAGCGAGGAGCCCGTGAGCGACGCGCTCGAGCAGCTGAGCGATGCCCTCGCGCGGCGCAAGCGCGTGCGGCTGCGCTACCAGAAGCCCGACGCGGCGCCCACCGAGCGCGACGTGGACCCGTACGCGCTGTTCTCGAAGAGCGGCGTGTGGCACCTGTGCGGGCACGACCACCGCCGGGCCGAGACGCGCGTGTTCCGGGTGTCGCGGGTCCTGTCGCTGAGCGTGAACGACAAGAAGCCCGGGCACCCCGACTACGACATCCCCGCGAGCTTCCGCGCGGCGGACTACGCCAGCATGGACCCCCTGCGCTACGAGGTGAACGCGCCGCTCGGATGTCGGGTGCGCGTGGACCCGGAGGTGGCGTTCCTGATGCGCGCCAGCTGGGGCGAGCCCGACGCCGACGGCGTGTTCGCGCTCACCACCACCAACCTGCCGCACCTGGTGCAGCAAGTGCTGGACCTGGGGCTGCGCGCCGAGCTGCTGCACCCGCCCGAGGCGCGCGAGGTCGTGGCACGCAGGCTGCGGGCCGTGCTGGCCGCGCACGGTGAGCGCGTGGAGGGCGAGGCGTGA
- a CDS encoding methyltransferase domain-containing protein produces the protein MDVWSPAQYLRFAAERRLPFDALVALCERRDGGQGVDLGCGTGELTRELPERLGLRHVLGVDLSEAMLARARGEGGEPTELSASQEPGAQTAEPSPLGEPSALPQTVTFAHSDLAQFTSPQPLDLVFSNAALHWVPDHASVLARLRAQLAPGGQLAIQLPCNGDHPAYAAIDETVQEQHALFPGELPSVASIANVETPERYLSILHGLGASAVNVHMRVFPHVLAEPLHVLEWVRGTALHPFRVALPDDAAYAAFLASYEARLRRTLGPPAMPYLFTFKRIFLWARFDEPAALR, from the coding sequence ATGGATGTCTGGTCCCCCGCGCAGTACCTCCGCTTCGCCGCCGAGCGGCGGCTGCCGTTCGATGCGCTGGTGGCGCTCTGCGAGAGGCGCGACGGCGGGCAGGGCGTGGACCTGGGCTGCGGCACGGGCGAGCTGACCCGCGAGCTGCCCGAGCGTCTGGGGCTGCGCCATGTGCTGGGGGTGGACCTGAGCGAGGCCATGCTGGCGCGGGCTCGAGGGGAGGGCGGAGAGCCAACGGAGCTCAGCGCGTCCCAAGAGCCCGGTGCGCAGACCGCGGAGCCCAGCCCGCTTGGCGAGCCCAGCGCGCTCCCCCAGACCGTCACGTTCGCGCATTCGGACCTGGCCCAGTTCACGAGCCCCCAGCCGCTCGACCTGGTGTTCTCCAACGCGGCGCTGCACTGGGTCCCCGACCACGCCTCCGTGCTGGCCCGCCTGCGCGCGCAGCTGGCACCCGGCGGGCAGCTGGCCATCCAGCTGCCGTGCAACGGGGACCACCCGGCCTACGCGGCCATCGACGAGACCGTCCAGGAGCAGCACGCGCTCTTCCCTGGGGAGCTCCCGAGCGTGGCCTCCATCGCCAACGTGGAGACCCCCGAGCGCTACCTGAGCATCCTGCACGGCCTGGGGGCCAGCGCCGTGAACGTGCACATGCGCGTCTTTCCGCACGTGCTGGCCGAGCCGCTGCACGTGCTCGAGTGGGTGCGAGGGACGGCGCTGCACCCCTTCCGCGTTGCGCTGCCGGACGACGCAGCGTACGCCGCGTTCTTGGCTTCCTACGAGGCGCGCCTGAGGCGCACGCTGGGGCCCCCCGCCATGCCCTACCTCTTCACGTTCAAGCGCATCTTCCTGTGGGCGCGCTTCGACGAGCCCGCGGCTCTCCGATGA
- a CDS encoding helix-turn-helix transcriptional regulator: protein MHADPLSTTFAALADPTRRAILARLAEGSATVKELSAPFSMSAPAISKHLRVLERAGLIHQGREAQWRPCTLTPEPLEAVANWTDTYRRFWEGSFDRLGDYLDELQGRAPGPTQAAPPPPTRPSRKPRK from the coding sequence GTGCACGCCGACCCGCTGAGCACCACCTTCGCAGCCCTCGCAGACCCCACGCGCCGCGCCATATTGGCGCGCTTGGCGGAGGGCTCGGCCACGGTGAAGGAGCTGTCCGCGCCGTTCAGCATGAGCGCCCCCGCCATCTCCAAGCACCTGCGCGTGCTGGAGCGCGCGGGGCTCATCCATCAAGGCCGCGAGGCGCAGTGGCGCCCATGCACGCTCACGCCCGAGCCGCTCGAGGCCGTCGCGAACTGGACCGACACCTACCGCCGCTTCTGGGAAGGCAGCTTCGACCGCTTGGGCGACTACCTCGACGAGCTGCAAGGCCGCGCGCCCGGGCCTACGCAGGCCGCGCCGCCCCCACCCACACGTCCCAGCCGCAAGCCGCGCAAGTGA